In the Pseudomonadota bacterium genome, TCGTGCCAGCTGCAATTGCTTTTACGATATTATGATAGCCGGTACAGCGGCAGATATTGCCCTCAAGCCATTCTCTAATTTCTGTTTCTGAGGGGTCTGGGTTTTCTTTTGCAAGATCCACGGCACTCATAACCATGCCCGGAGTACAAAAGCCACACTGTAGGCCATGGTGTTCTCGAAACGCTGCCTGCATTGGATGCAAATCCTCTCCATCAGCAAGGCCTTCGATTGTAACAACATCCGCACCTTCAGCCTGTACTGCTAGCATCGTACAACTTT is a window encoding:
- a CDS encoding (2Fe-2S)-binding protein — translated: MPSVTMKVNGKDVSAEVEHRTLLVQYLRDYLNMTGTHVGCDTSQCGCCVVHVNGSSVKSCTMLAVQAEGADVVTIEGLADGEDLHPMQAAFREHHGLQCGFCTPGMVMSAVDLAKENPDPSETEIREWLEGNICRCTGYHNIVKAIAAGTKNMQG